Genomic segment of bacterium:
CGTCGCCTGGGGCGCGATGAGCGCGGCAATCCCTTCCTGGCCAGTCAGCACCACATCGGCCTCCACCCCGCGACTTTTCAGCAGTAGCTGCAAAGTCCAGGCAAGAGCCAGGTCATCGTCGATGATCAGCAGTCGATGCGACATCGCGGGCCTCTTTCACGCTGCCATATAGCGCATCATAAGTGTAGGCGCTACAGCAAGTCGCCACAAGTCCGGGAGGCATCCTGTACGCTCTGTCGCAGTAGGGTCACTCATCGCACCACTGGATCGAGGCTGGCATGCGCCTGCTCTTCTTCGGAGACATCGTCGGACGCCCCGGCAGGACTGCCCTCCTGCGGGAGCTGAAGGCGATTCGCAAGGACTACCAACCGGATTATCTGATCGCCAATGCGGAGAACGCTTCCGGCGGGGTCGGTGTCAATCTCCCCAATGCTACGCAGTTGCTGGAAGCCGGATTCGATTGCCTCACCGGGGGCAACCACACCTTCCAGGCAAAAGACCACATTCAGATGTTCATGCTCTATCCCCAGGTCCTCCGCCCCGGCAACTATCCCCCGATGCTGGCCGGCTGCGGCCATGTGGTCCTGAGCAAACCCGGACAACCGAAGCTCGGGGTGATCAATGTGATGGGGCAGGCGTTCATGGATAACGTCAACGACCCGTTCTCCTATGTTGATGACGCCATCGAAGAACTACGCAGAGAGACGCCCTGCATCCTGGTCGACATGCACTGTGAAACGACCAGCGAAAAGTACGGCATGGGCTATCACTGCGACGGCCGGGTCAGCGCGGTCGTGGGCACTCATACACAGGTCCAGACCGCCGATGAGCGCATCTTTCCCGGCGGCACGGCATTCATCTGCGATACGGGACCAGTGGCGGTTGATTACTCGGTCATCGGTATGGACCGGGAAAAGGCGCTGGAACGGATGCGGACCAAGCTCCCGATCCGGCTCGAGGTCGCCCGCGGAGCGGTGAAGGCGCACGGGGTGATCATCGACATCGATCCGTCCACCGGACGCGCCCTCCACATCGAGCGAGTCGCCCGGATGCTCGGCGAAGGCCTCAATGAACCGGAACGCCGGGAATCCTAGATTGCAGTCGAGCCGGGACCAGTGACCGCTTCATTGACGCTATCAGCCAACGCTTGTAGTTGTCCCAACACTTCATCCCAGTGCGGCGCGTCTTCCGGCAGCAGACCTTCTCGCCTCATTTCCTCAAAGTCTGAGACCAGTTCCAGAGCATGGGTGCCAGCAGGAATCAGACGCAACTGCCCCTTCACGCAATCAGCGTACTTTGCCGTTTGTGAGTAGAACAATGCCTCTTTGACAGTCACAACTGACTTCAGCAGGTCTAGCCGCTTTAGCGCTGCTCGCCCCCGCGGCATCTGGCTAATCAGCGCCAGGTCATACCAGTGGCGTGACATCCGGGGTCGAGATCTTTTGTCCGAAGCCTCTTGCTGGCAGCATTCAGCATGGATCAATGTCGCCTTTTCCCAAAAAGTCCGCTCCAGCGCCAGCACAGGCACCTCGCACCCGGAAAAGCTGAGCTGGGGAAAGTGCGCCTCCAGATAAGGCCGGACAATCGCGGTCTCTGATGGCTCAGTGAGATTGCGTCCGCCATACTCCAGCCTGACCTCACTGCTCAGGTACTTCGTGTAGCCCGACAACGCGGCTTCGTACTGCACCACTATGGTCTCCCGGTTCGCGAGTTCAACAACGATCGGACCCGCTGCGGCAGTCAGCGATGATCCCGCTTCTCGAAGTCGGGGGAGCACAGACTGTTCTATTTCACTCGCTACCCGTTGAATCAACTGCTCCCCCAGCGCTTTGCGCTGGGTCCTGGAGAGACCCGGGACGCATAGATCGTTATCAGGAAGCAGATCGCGAAAGTCCCAGGAGAGGTCGATGTCTTCTGAAAATCGCTGGATGACACCGTATGCCTTGGAAAGGCTGGTCCCGCCCTTGAAGGCTTGTCGGATCCCAGCAGGGACCGCAGCGACCGCCTGTTTTAGTACCCAGCAGACCCAGATGTCCTTTTCCAGGACCTCTGCCCGGCGACCGGTTCGCTGAGCTCCTGTGTTAAGCAGGGCTCGCTTCTCATCGGGAGGAAGTTCAAAGTAACTGGTCAGGGGAGTCTCTCCAGCGCAGCTTGATACTGCTCCAGTCGTACACGCAGCCAGCCGGGGAGCTTCCAGCGTTCCTGCAACAGTGCTTCGAATGCTTCCACAGGGAGATGCTCCCGCACCTGGGCAATCGCGGCCTGATTTGTTTGGGTTGGCCCCAACGAGCGCAGTGCGACTGCCGCCTCGCCGACTGGTCCGGTCCCCAAAGCAAACCAACCAGCGGACCGATGCAGCAATCGGCAGCGTAACCGACCTATGAGCAGTGATCTGGTCGGGCCCGTGGTGTAGTAAGTTGGCACCACTGGTACCTGGTCCGTAAGTCCAAATCGATGTTGCGCGGCGGCCCCCGACGGCAGCAACAATCCACCAGCCTTGACGCTCAGTATCGCCTCGATGTCCGGTGCCAGTTCTCCCAGCAACGGATGGCGGACCGGCCGGACATACACCCCCGGCGTAATCCGTCGCAGCTTCCCCGATTTCACGAGGCGGCACAGGGCCTGATCCACCGCAGCACGTGATCCTGTAGGCAGCAGTTCACGACTGGCAAAAGGCTGGCCAGGGGGGATTGCGGCTATGCGGGAACCGATGGTGGTCAGGGGTTTCACGACTCCTCCTTTGTCAGAAAAATATCATGTTTTTCTGACAAACTGGTGCAACGCACTGACCTCATCTCAAAAAGAGTTCGCAGCTACACGCCCGACCACCTGCCACAGATGTACACTCCTCATCAGCATGATCCGACACGCCGATGCCCTCGCACTGCTGGGACTCCCCCTCCTCCGGTAAACTCCCCGGGCGCGTGCGTGTGGCTCTTCCAACACCCATCACAGCCCGGCTCGCGCCGGGCTGTTCGCATCTTTTCCGCAAGGACTCGCTGACTCATGACTGCCGCTGACTCCCCGACCTCCTCTGCCACCCCCCAGGAGCGCGCTGATCGCTACGATGCCGCGGCCATCGAGCCGAAGTGGCAGGCACGCTGGCGCGCAACAGCCCCCTTCGCGGTCCCCCCCTCCCGCCTCCCGGCTGCCGACCGCAAGTACTACCTCCTGGAAATGTTCCCCTACCCCTCGGGCGAAGGGCTCCACATCGGGCATACCCGGGTCTACACCATTGGCGATGCCCTGGCGAAGTTCCAGCACATGAACGGACGCGAGGTCATGCGTCCTATGGGCTTCGATGCCTTCGGCCTCCCCGCCGAAAACGCTGCCCTGAAGCATGGCACCCATCCCTGGGACTGGACCGAGCGCAACATGGCCCGCTTCAAGGAACAGATGGAGGTCATGGGCTGGGCCTACGACTGGTCCCGGGAAGTGGCGACCTGTACTCCCGCCTATTACCGCTGGACCCAGTGGCTCTTTCTGCAATTCCTGAAACAGGACCTCGCCTATCGCAAGAAGGCCTGGGTCAACTGGTGTCCCTCGTGTAACACCACGCTGGCAAACGAACAGGTAGTGGACAACGCCTGCGAGCGCTGCAGCACCCTGGTCACCAAACGTGACCTGGAGCAGTGGTTCTATCGCATCACGGCCTATGCCCAGGAACTCCTCGATGGCCTCGACACCCTGACCCACTGGCCGGACTCCGTGAAGTCCCTGCAGCGCAACTGGATCGGTCGCTCCCACGGCCTGGAAGCGGCTTTCCCGCTGGTCTCCCGCCACGGCAGTGTCGCCATCTTTACGACCCGTCCTGACACCCTCTACGGCGTCACCTATCTGGTCCTCGCACCGGAGCATCCGCTGGTGGCGGAGCTCATTGCCGACAGCCCGGATCCGGCAGCCCTCCGCGCCTTTGTCGATGAGGTGTCGCGCCAGAAGGACTACGAGCGGACGGCTGAAGATGCCCCGAAGCGCGGGATGCCCACCGGGGCGTACTGCAAAAATCCCGCCTCCGGCGAGCCGGTTCCGATCTGGGTCGGCACCTATGTGCTGGGGGACTATGGCACCGGCGCGGTGATGGCGGTCCCGGCCCACGATCAGCGGGACTACGAGTTCGCCCTTACTTACGACCTCCCTGTCCAGACCGTCATCATCCCCCCCGATGGCGCACCGGCACCGTCAGATGCCGCCTACACCGAGCCGGGCATCATGGTGGCATCGGGAGACTATGACGGCCTCCCATCAGAGACCTTCAAAGCCCAGATCATGGACCGGGCCGAGCAGGAAGGGTGGGGCCGGCGCATCGTGCAGTGGCGCCTCCGCGACTGGCTCCTCTCCCGGCAACGCTACTGGGGTTGCCCGATCCCGGTGGTCTACTGCGACACCCACGGTATGGTGCCGGTCCCCGAAGATCAGCTGCCAGTCCTCCTCCCCCGGGATGTGGAGTTCAAGCCGACCGGCCAGATTTCGCCCCTCGCGACCGCGCCAGACTTCCTGCACACCACCTGCCCTACCTGTGGCGGGCTGGCGCGACGTGAAACCGACACCATGGACACCTTCGTGGACTCGTCCTGGTACTACGTCCGGTACTGCGATCCCACCAACGAGCAGGCGCTGGTCGATCCCGTTCATGCCGCTGCATGGCTGCCCGTGGACTGCTACATCGGTGGCATCGAGCACGCCATCCTGCACCTGATGTACTTCCGGTTCTTCACGAAAGCGATGCGCGACATGGGGCTCATTCCCCTGGATGAGCCGGCCCGGGTCCTTCTCACGCAGGGGATGGTCATTTGGGGCGGCCAGAAGATGAGCAAGTCCAAAGGGAACACGGTCGATCCCCTGGAACTCGTGGCGCTCTTCTCCGCGGATGCGGTCCGGACCTTCATCCTCTTCGCTGCTCCGCCGGATGCCCAGATCGACTGGGCGGACCACATCGAGAACGAGCGGCTAGTGGATGGCAAGAAGGTCTTCGACAACAAGGGGGTTGATGCCGCCCAGAAGTTCCTTAACCGGATCTGGCGGACCATCGCGCCACATGCCGAGCTCCTCGCGACCATGCAGGATCGCCTGGCCGCACCATCGCCTGAGTTTGCGAGTCCTGAAGCCGCTGGGGCCTGGCATGCCCTGATTCGTGAAATCACCCTCGACTTCGAGCCGCGTCAGCATCTCAATACCGTGATCTCCGGGCTCATGAAGGCGAACAATCTCCTCGGCGACCTGGTGCCGGGACTCCCCGGCACCGCGCCAGATTTCGCGACTGCGGTCGGGGCCTTCCTGCGGATGCTCGCGCCGGTCGCGCCGCATTTGGCGGAGGACCTGTGGGAATCCTGCGGGATGGCCACTTCGATTTTCGCCGCTCCCTGGCCCGCCTACAACGAGAGTGTGCTGGCTTCCAGGACTGTCACCTGTGTGGTCCAGGTCAATGGCAAATTACGGGATAACCTTCAGGTGGCACAGGACATCACCGAGGACGCGCTGATCGCACTGGCGAAGACCGACAAGGTGACCGCCAGCATCGGCGAGGCCACAATCCGGAAAGTCATCGCCCGGCCCCCGTCCCTTGTGAACTTCGTCGTGGGGTAAACCGCAGTCTATGTCGACTTCCGAGTCGATGGGCATCGAGGCGTCACGCCTCGGTGCTTTCCCCGTCACACACCCATTCCTCTCCCCACACCCCCCCTCTCACGACCGCTCCATCTGGAAGCTGGCACAAATCGTGGTAAAATTTCACTATCCGATCCCCGGACAGTTCAGCTTCCACCCGCCGGAGGACCACCGTGGCGTTGCCGCGTTGGACATGGGCAGGCGCTATCGGCGTACTGAGTGCGCTGCTTGGCTGTGCCACCGGATCCCCAGTCGCCTCACCCGACCATGCAGCCCCCACCAGTTCTGCGCTCCCTATCGCCATCACTGCCGAGGGTTACACCGAGTGGCCCGCCCTGACCGCCACCCTGCACCTGGACTCCGCCACCGCGACTGCCCGCCTCACCGCCCAGCCCCCGCGACAAACCGCCGGCAATGACCAGCTCGCGACGTTAGCCCTCAACGCGTTTCTGACACCTTCGCAGCTCCAGATCGATGCAGTCCGCCGGACCGACTCCTCATTGGTCGTGACTCTCCGTGTGACCCACCCGATCCCGGCCCCGCAGCTCTCCCAGCCCGCCTCGGCCAAAAACCGGGCGGACCTCGGATTCGCTGGCCGGCTACTGGTCCTCGCCGACGTCCCACCGGCCGAGCGCCCCTGGTCCCGCTTCTATGGTGATGCGGTCCGCGCCAACCTCTCCCTCCTCTCCGACCCCGATGGCTATCTCGAGCCCCGGGGGCTGCTGCCAACCGACACTTTTGCCAATGCCTTCCCGTACAAACTCCTCATCGATGAAGCGCGGAACAATCGTATCGGGGTCTCCAATGGCGGCGACCCCAAAGGGAACTATCTGAGCGCAGTCGGTGGCTGGCAGCGACTCAATCTCGGCCCTTCAGCGAAGCAGTGGACCGGCTTTGGCTATCTCCACGCCGGACAATCCGCCACCATCGACCTTGCGCTGGAACTCACTGCCCTGCAAGCCGGCCCTATCGACCTCCCTCTGGCACTACTGGCAACCCATGTGCAGCCCACCGGTGGCGCGACTCCCTGGCTGCATCGACTCCCCAGTGTCCAGGTCAATACCGACACCTTCGCATACCGGATGCCCTTCGGAGCCATCGATTGCGAGCGGGTAGCAGTCCCGAACCCACCCCGCCTGGCGACCCGTGCCGGAGCCACCACCGCAGTCCAGGTCCTGGTGCGGGATTGGGATGCCCGGGCTGCCACGTCCACGCTATCTGACTTAAGTCGCGAACCCGACATCACCCGGGTCCCCGCCGGGACTGCCGGCCTCCCACGGGTCATGGTGGATGCCCCCACCATCGACCCCGGTGGCCCCATCACGCTGGAACTGGCTCCCGTCAGCGGACCTCAGGCCACCGGGCTGCCCGGGAGCGAGCTCCCCTTCTTTGGGGAACTCATCGCGGCGCAGTCCCTGACGTCTGGCACACACTGGGGACTGGTGCAGGTCACCGATGCCGGTGCCCTGCGCCTCGATCGCCCCTGGGAACTCCCATTAGCCCCCGACCTGACACTCCTTACGAGCCCTGCAGATCGCCCTGCGCCCATCACCTGGCAGCGGATCGCGATCGCGGTGGTCCCGGCATCGCAGCCTCCCCGTTGTGAGGACTGCCACCTCTCGACTGGCGAGTACCGGGCCACCAAACCTCCGACACTCCATCTCGCATCGCTGCAGGATGACTCTCCCGCGCTTGGCCTCCGGGTCCGCCTCGATGGACCGCTGGAAG
This window contains:
- the ymdB_2 gene encoding 2',3'-cyclic-nucleotide 2'-phosphodiesterase; translated protein: MRLLFFGDIVGRPGRTALLRELKAIRKDYQPDYLIANAENASGGVGVNLPNATQLLEAGFDCLTGGNHTFQAKDHIQMFMLYPQVLRPGNYPPMLAGCGHVVLSKPGQPKLGVINVMGQAFMDNVNDPFSYVDDAIEELRRETPCILVDMHCETTSEKYGMGYHCDGRVSAVVGTHTQVQTADERIFPGGTAFICDTGPVAVDYSVIGMDREKALERMRTKLPIRLEVARGAVKAHGVIIDIDPSTGRALHIERVARMLGEGLNEPERRES
- the leuS gene encoding Leucine--tRNA ligase encodes the protein MTAADSPTSSATPQERADRYDAAAIEPKWQARWRATAPFAVPPSRLPAADRKYYLLEMFPYPSGEGLHIGHTRVYTIGDALAKFQHMNGREVMRPMGFDAFGLPAENAALKHGTHPWDWTERNMARFKEQMEVMGWAYDWSREVATCTPAYYRWTQWLFLQFLKQDLAYRKKAWVNWCPSCNTTLANEQVVDNACERCSTLVTKRDLEQWFYRITAYAQELLDGLDTLTHWPDSVKSLQRNWIGRSHGLEAAFPLVSRHGSVAIFTTRPDTLYGVTYLVLAPEHPLVAELIADSPDPAALRAFVDEVSRQKDYERTAEDAPKRGMPTGAYCKNPASGEPVPIWVGTYVLGDYGTGAVMAVPAHDQRDYEFALTYDLPVQTVIIPPDGAPAPSDAAYTEPGIMVASGDYDGLPSETFKAQIMDRAEQEGWGRRIVQWRLRDWLLSRQRYWGCPIPVVYCDTHGMVPVPEDQLPVLLPRDVEFKPTGQISPLATAPDFLHTTCPTCGGLARRETDTMDTFVDSSWYYVRYCDPTNEQALVDPVHAAAWLPVDCYIGGIEHAILHLMYFRFFTKAMRDMGLIPLDEPARVLLTQGMVIWGGQKMSKSKGNTVDPLELVALFSADAVRTFILFAAPPDAQIDWADHIENERLVDGKKVFDNKGVDAAQKFLNRIWRTIAPHAELLATMQDRLAAPSPEFASPEAAGAWHALIREITLDFEPRQHLNTVISGLMKANNLLGDLVPGLPGTAPDFATAVGAFLRMLAPVAPHLAEDLWESCGMATSIFAAPWPAYNESVLASRTVTCVVQVNGKLRDNLQVAQDITEDALIALAKTDKVTASIGEATIRKVIARPPSLVNFVVG